One Brassica napus cultivar Da-Ae chromosome C2, Da-Ae, whole genome shotgun sequence DNA window includes the following coding sequences:
- the LOC106375632 gene encoding ELMO domain-containing protein A isoform X2, with product MRVVRISCVGTRHLSPPSSASAHSDVSASSADAEDASCGGTGTPSLRIKKRLTCVCFYRKRAYERICSNLTPLQEERLKRLTKRMNNCFDASRPDHQDALRALWSATYPEKKLEALISDQWKDMGWQGKDPSTDFRGGGFISLENLLFFAKTFPTSFQSLLKKQGGKRAAWEYPFAVAGVNITFMIMQMLDLEASKPRTFVRSVFLQMLSENEWAFDLLYCVAFAVMDKQWLDRNATYMEFNDVLRCTRAQLERELMMDDVFRIEDMPSFSLLS from the exons ATGCGAGTTGTCAGAATCTCATGCGTCGGAACACGTCATCTTTCACCACCCTCCTCCGCCTCCGCCCATTCTGACGTCTCTGCCTCCTCGGCCG ATGCAGAGGATGCGAGTTGTGGTGGCACTGGCACGCCGAGTTTGAGAATCAAGAAGAGGCTAACATGTGTGTGCTTCTACCGCAAGAGAGCTTACGAGCGCATCTGCTCTAACTTGACACCATTGCAG GAAGAGAGACTAAAGAGGCTGACAAAGAGAATGAATAATTGCTTCGATGCGTCGCGGCCTGACCATCAGGATGCACTGAGAGCATTGTGGTCAGCAACGTATCCCGAGAAAAAGCTCGAGGCTTTAATCTCAGATCAGTGGAAAGATATGGGATGGCAAGGAAAAGATCCATCCACTGATTTTAG AGGAGGTGGATTCATATCACTGGAGAATCTTCTCTTCTTTGCCAAGACATTCCCG ACTTCGTTTCAGAGTCTGTTGAAGAAACAGGGAGGCAAAAGAGCGGCTTGGGAATATCCATTTGCTGTAGCTGGTGTCAACATTACCTTCATGATCATGCAAATGCTCGACCTAGAAGCCT CAAAGCCTAGGACATTCGTACGGTCAGTATTCTTACAAATGCTATCAG AAAACGAATGGGCTTTTGATTTGCTTTATTGCGTGGCCTTTGCGGTGATGGACAAACAATGGCTAGACAGGAACGCCACCTACATGGAATTCAAC GATGTGTTGAGATGTACGAGGGCGCAGCTGGAGAGAGAGCTGATGATGGATGATGTTTTCAGGATCGAAGATATGCcctccttctctcttctctcttag
- the LOC106375632 gene encoding ELMO domain-containing protein A isoform X1, producing MRVVRISCVGTRHLSPPSSASAHSDVSASSAGLSNADAEDASCGGTGTPSLRIKKRLTCVCFYRKRAYERICSNLTPLQEERLKRLTKRMNNCFDASRPDHQDALRALWSATYPEKKLEALISDQWKDMGWQGKDPSTDFRGGGFISLENLLFFAKTFPTSFQSLLKKQGGKRAAWEYPFAVAGVNITFMIMQMLDLEASKPRTFVRSVFLQMLSENEWAFDLLYCVAFAVMDKQWLDRNATYMEFNDVLRCTRAQLERELMMDDVFRIEDMPSFSLLS from the exons ATGCGAGTTGTCAGAATCTCATGCGTCGGAACACGTCATCTTTCACCACCCTCCTCCGCCTCCGCCCATTCTGACGTCTCTGCCTCCTCGGCCG GGCTGAGTAATGCAGATGCAGAGGATGCGAGTTGTGGTGGCACTGGCACGCCGAGTTTGAGAATCAAGAAGAGGCTAACATGTGTGTGCTTCTACCGCAAGAGAGCTTACGAGCGCATCTGCTCTAACTTGACACCATTGCAG GAAGAGAGACTAAAGAGGCTGACAAAGAGAATGAATAATTGCTTCGATGCGTCGCGGCCTGACCATCAGGATGCACTGAGAGCATTGTGGTCAGCAACGTATCCCGAGAAAAAGCTCGAGGCTTTAATCTCAGATCAGTGGAAAGATATGGGATGGCAAGGAAAAGATCCATCCACTGATTTTAG AGGAGGTGGATTCATATCACTGGAGAATCTTCTCTTCTTTGCCAAGACATTCCCG ACTTCGTTTCAGAGTCTGTTGAAGAAACAGGGAGGCAAAAGAGCGGCTTGGGAATATCCATTTGCTGTAGCTGGTGTCAACATTACCTTCATGATCATGCAAATGCTCGACCTAGAAGCCT CAAAGCCTAGGACATTCGTACGGTCAGTATTCTTACAAATGCTATCAG AAAACGAATGGGCTTTTGATTTGCTTTATTGCGTGGCCTTTGCGGTGATGGACAAACAATGGCTAGACAGGAACGCCACCTACATGGAATTCAAC GATGTGTTGAGATGTACGAGGGCGCAGCTGGAGAGAGAGCTGATGATGGATGATGTTTTCAGGATCGAAGATATGCcctccttctctcttctctcttag
- the LOC106406231 gene encoding probable arabinosyltransferase ARAD1 — translation MYGKTICTIVFFVFLIASYSIYMGTVDPTPYFSQLQSLPRGISSSSSSSPCNSTAAQPLRVFMYDLPRKFNIAMMDPHSSDVEPITAKNLPPWPQTSGIKRQHSVEYWLMASLLHNGGEKEAVRVFDPESADAFYVPFFSSLSFNTHGKNMTDPDTEFDRLLQVELMEYLENSNYWQRSGGRDHVIPMTHPNAFRFLRQQVNASILIVADFGRYPKEMARLDKDVVSPYVHVVESFREDGVVVGDDDSTPDPFEARGTLLYFRGNTVRKAEGRIRLKLEKLLAGNSDVHYEKSVATTQNIKVSTEGMRSSKFCLHPAGDTPSSCRLFDAIVSHCIPVIISDKIELPFEDEIDYSEFSVFYSVKEALEPGFILDNLRQFPKEKWLKMWENLKNVSHHFEFQYPPKREDAVNMLWRQVKHKIPNVKLAVHRNRRLKVPDWWL, via the exons ATGTACGGCAAAACCATATGCACCAtcgtcttcttcgtcttcctcatAGCCTCCTACTCTATCTACATGGGCACCGTCGATCCAACCCCTTACTTCTCCCAGCTTCAGTCTCTCCCCCGCggcatctcctcctcctcctcctcctctccctGTAACTCCACCGCCGCACAACCTCTCCGCGTATTCATGTACGACCTCCCTCGAAAATTCAACATCGCGATGATGGATCCTCACAGCTCAGACGTCGAGCCAATCACCGCCAAGAACCTCCCTCCCTGGCCCCAGACCTCCGGGATCAAGCGCCAGCACAGCGTCGAGTACTGGCTCATGGCCTCGCTTCTCCACAACGGAGGAGAGAAAGAGGCGGTTAGGGTTTTTGATCCGGAATCGGCGGATGCCTTCTACGTccccttcttctcttccttgagCTTCAACACTCACGggaagaacatgaccgatccgGATACGGAGTTTGACCGGCTATTACAG gTTGAGTTAATGGAGTATCTTGAGAATTCTAACTACTGGCAACGCTCAGGTGGTAGAGACCATGTGATTCCCATGACGCATCCTAATGCCTTTAGATTCTTGAGGCAGCAAGTTAACGCATCGATTCTCATTGTTGCTGACTTTGGGCGTTACCCAAAGGAGATGGCACGTTTAGATAAAGACGTGGTTTCTCCGTATGTACATGTAGTTGAGTCCTTTAGAGAGGATGGTGTTGTTGTTGGGGATGATGATAGTACTCCCGATCCCTTCGAGGCTCGCGGCACCCTTCTTTACTTCCGTGGGAATACTGTTAGGAAGGCTGAAGGTAGAATCCGTCTCAAGCTGGAGAAGTTGCTGGCTGGTAACTCTGATGTTCACTATGAGAAGAGTGTAGCAACAACACAAAACATCAAAGTG TCTACGGAAGGGATGAGATCATCAAAGTTCTGTCTGCATCCAGCTGGAGACACTCCATCATCATGCCGCTTATTTGATGCCATTGTCAGCCACTGCATCCCGGTCATCATAAGCGACAAGATCGAGCTGCCGTTCGAAGATGAGATAGACTACTCAGAGTTCTCAGTCTTCTACTCTGTAAAAGAGGCGCTTGAACCAGGCTTCATCCTCGACAATTTACGGCAGTTTCCCAAGGAGAAATGGTTGAAGATGTGGGAAAACCTGAAGAACGTATCTCATCACTTCGAGTTTCAGTACCCGCCCAAGAGGGAAGACGCGGTTAACATGTTGTGGAGACAGGTAAAGCACAAGATACCAAATGTCAAGCTCGCTGTACATAGAAACAGGAGGTTGAAAGTCCCTGATTGGTGGCTCTGA
- the LOC106375631 gene encoding REF/SRPP-like protein At1g67360: METEKNSKELGLNHLGFVRVAAIHVLVSLSNLYDYAKQNSGPLKPAVGKVEGAVTTVVTPVFNKFKDVPDTLLLFLDHKVGEVSNKFDKHAPPLAKQVVSQAHVLIQATTEKAQSFVKEARTGGPKAAFNYAATEYKYLVVTNSVKVWAKLNQYKPIHAVGNKALPLAANLSGMYNDLVTNMTKMGYPVVGYLPLVPVDDIVKAYEKEQDAAQKKGDTTTATDGNKSSSDSDTD; encoded by the exons ATGGAAACAGAGAAAAACAGCAAGGAGCTAGGGCTTAACCACCTAGGGTTCGTGAGAGTTGCAGCGATCCATGTTCTTGTTAGCCTCTCAAACCTATACGACTACGCCAAACAAAACTCTGGTCCTCTTAAACCGGCGGTGGGAAAGGTGGAAGGAGCCGTCACCACCGTCGTCACCCCCGTCTTCAACAAATTCAAAGATGTTCCAGATACTCTTCTCCTCTTTCTTGATCACAAG GTTGGTGAAGTTTCGAACAAGTTTGATAAGCATGCTCCTCCACTGGCTAAGCAAGTAGTAAGCCAAGCACATGTACTGATCCAGGCGACTACAGAGAAGGCTCAAAGCTTTGTGAAAGAGGCTCGTACTGGTGGTCCTAAAGCTGCCTTTAACTATGCTGCAACTGAGTACAAGTACTTGGTTGTGACTAACTCGGTTAAAGTCTGGGCTAAACTCAACCAGTACAAACCTATTCATGCAGTGGGAAACAAAGCTTTGCCACTGGCTGCAAACTTGTCTGGTATGTACAACGATTTGGTGACTAACATGACCAAGATGGGTTACCCTGTGGTTGGTTATCTTCCTTTGGTTCCTGTTGATGACATTGTCAAGGCTTATGAAAAGGAACAAGATGCAGCGCAAAAGAAAGGAGATACTACCACTGCTACTGATGGGAACAAATCATCTTCTGATTCGGACACTGATTGA